Sequence from the Hamadaea flava genome:
GCCAGCAGACTACTGGCCGAGATCACCGCGACCGGCACCTGGCGAGGCACGATCAGCGCCACCGCCCACACGGTGAAGATGGCGAGGTACCGCCAACGGTCCAGTACACCAGCAGCGGAGTTCAACGTGCCGGGAACCTGCGCCGAATCCAGTCCCACCGCGCCACACAACAGCACGGCACCTGCGCACATCCGATGTCGGGCGGCAAGCGGCAATGACGTGTGGGCAACGGGTGGGTGGGGCGGCAGTTCGATCACAGGAACGGGCACGCGAGGTGCAACCGCCGGTCGACATCCCGGTGACGGCACACCAATCCACATCGGCCAGCGCCCTCGCACACACGCTCCGGAACCCGCTTGCGGGAGATCTCTGCGACCTCAACGCGTCGCTGGCGCGCACTCAAGCCGCTACTCACACCCAACCAATCACATAACGACATGCATCGACGTATCGTATGGTGACTGTGCGGTTACCCAGGGAGGGATGTCATGGGTCTGCCGGCACAGGTCTCCGTCGTCCCCGCTGAACTCGTCCAGCACGCGGGACGCCTGGACAATGCCTCGGACGAGATCGCGACTGGGAAAGCAGCCGGGGACACGGTCCGGTTGGGAACCGATGCCTACGGTCGGCTGTGCGTGATGGTGCCCGTGCTCGTCGACGGGCTGCAGCGGATGCTCGTGGACGCGCTGGCCGCCGGATCGGACTCGCTGCATGACACGGCCGAGCGGCTGCGGGCGGCGGC
This genomic interval carries:
- a CDS encoding type VII secretion target; translation: MGLPAQVSVVPAELVQHAGRLDNASDEIATGKAAGDTVRLGTDAYGRLCVMVPVLVDGLQRMLVDALAAGSDSLHDTAERLRAAAAGYRQADERRGQAIAAVGGRQ